Proteins encoded within one genomic window of Hahella chejuensis KCTC 2396:
- the mreC gene encoding rod shape-determining protein MreC, which yields MNSFPDCWGDCDIKNIFVEGPFLGARMILVALLSIAIGIADFHFNLLSSLRETLATLVAPVQWVVSAPSDVVDWTEDAVKSRRDLQQENEALRNRLLILEAKSQRLASLTAEVNRLRELLNASSVVDDSVLVSEIIGINPDPYMHEVVVNKGSDDGVYLGQPMLDSQGLMGQVTQVSPLTSRVLLISDSNHAVPIQVNRNGVRGILVGSGVLDRLQLINVPDTADIVVGDLLVSSGLGGKFPAGYPVAKVTAVVHDPGEPFARIEAHPLSELNRSRHVLLVFKKKSSEVGDRVSDEPSPEATQ from the coding sequence ATAAATTCCTTTCCGGACTGTTGGGGAGATTGCGACATTAAAAATATCTTCGTTGAAGGCCCGTTTTTAGGCGCACGAATGATATTGGTGGCCTTGCTCTCCATCGCCATCGGAATCGCGGATTTTCACTTCAACCTTTTATCTTCGTTACGTGAAACGCTGGCGACCCTGGTCGCCCCTGTGCAATGGGTTGTCAGCGCTCCTTCCGATGTGGTCGACTGGACTGAAGACGCGGTCAAATCGCGCCGCGATTTGCAGCAGGAAAATGAAGCGCTGCGCAACCGGCTTTTGATTCTTGAGGCGAAGTCCCAGCGCCTGGCGTCTTTAACCGCGGAAGTTAATCGTTTGCGCGAGCTGCTGAACGCCTCGTCCGTGGTGGACGATTCTGTGCTGGTGTCCGAGATCATCGGTATCAATCCCGATCCTTATATGCATGAGGTGGTCGTCAACAAAGGCTCTGATGACGGCGTCTATCTCGGGCAGCCTATGCTCGACTCGCAAGGCTTGATGGGGCAGGTGACGCAAGTGTCGCCGTTGACGTCCCGTGTTCTATTGATTTCCGATAGCAACCATGCGGTGCCGATTCAGGTCAACCGCAACGGCGTGCGCGGTATTCTTGTCGGCTCTGGCGTGTTGGACCGGCTGCAACTGATAAATGTTCCCGATACGGCGGACATTGTTGTTGGCGACTTGTTGGTGAGTTCGGGGTTGGGTGGTAAATTCCCGGCGGGTTATCCGGTTGCTAAAGTTACTGCGGTGGTGCATGACCCGGGCGAACCCTTTGCGCGAATTGAAGCGCACCCTTTGTCCGAATTGAACCGCAGCAGACATGTTTTGTTAGTGTTTAAGAAAAAGTCGTCGGAGGTGGGAGACAGGGTTTCCGACGAACCTTCGCCTGAAGCAACTCAGTAG
- a CDS encoding YhdP family protein has translation MTIKSVLIKITQWIWYVAIALLVLVATYLSLGRNFFDAVSVFKEDLELRLSASLGATVKMEALEGSWDGFDPVVTLKNVTLTDPKKVDSAMTLDSLVVQPDMVKSLFSLKLALSRVEIGDVSVNLEQSLSGGWRLPGLEQKANSGGALDWRRLADYMASPVLEFREIRLHWRYRDSQVAGWLIPVLTIQVEEDDLAASGRILRAGDHADLGLFSVNARDLLSSGKLNGEAYFSWRRGEALDPLLSLFSEHGLRATDIEAAGALWLTLQDNRLVDITGDMNVPRLAWTDDRTTMVPLQDIRVRFNAVLTEQGGWKVSAYDLGLDWAGDSWRDARALVDIDAEGAVRMSLDNLNLGLLARLSVAAGILPDNASRRLASYQPEGALRNIGFNLGAKGRFELLAQLDQVRVAPHGGAPGGAGIDGFLQVRNHGGKVIFKGSAMQLNFPELYHAGWTFSVGEGRVEWRGDDDYVYVFGNGLRLKEINGLQAELSGAFSILLPHDQSRELNLELAIGVENADARVASLLVPGHVIPQELNRWLQQAVKGGRVTTGGYFYSGVVGPLATATNHRSQMFFNLKDGRLHYADGWPELENFDARLAIIGGELSAIVGEGTVAGTRVRSVKVKRDGGGADSLLHISANIRPQKSDWDYWLKKSPIASVTAPVVEDWSVSGASSGVLDLTLDTVGVGPPRVDLKLKAAGLSLQSHRNDLALTELRGNLSFSTANGIRATGMQGTIFGQPANLDVTTSNWSEQRKTLALKLASKIEAPTLLDWLKVERNVPLSGQLPYLLALDLDHTDKSRFRLRLDSELLGADIQAPAPFGKSMQDSVPLSIVRDWETEGRRENWSVSVKDLLNARFEVSEGAISRGALAFITGDKAPEGLELPARGVNVSGQLARLSVSEWRTYLQEFLGADMGDTPANAPDWLNHVSMQVGRLEVAGEWFNQVDARLQRRSGGLDISLDDGERLTGTLSIHDDASKPPFAKFQRLYISDSAATAVEKRMTPADVPLAQVDIEDLRLGGKQLGSWAWVTQPREDGVVFSNMFGRLAGATVTARLSWLMDPQTGHQTSILTGDLKGANFDRFYENLAEEAPLTAEDYSFNTGIVWQGGPTEFQWKDVTGQISFKMSNGVFREASNSANIFRVFGILNTDSITRRLRLDFSDLYRKGLAYDQIEGEARIEEGVMNFESPLAIQTLSSGFKITGKTSLVDDALDMQMVVVLPVTKNLPLAAVLVGAPQVGGALFLIDKLLGDPLSRMTSATYKIKGTLDNPEVSLQQIFDNSSGGSASQRRRAD, from the coding sequence ATGACCATAAAATCCGTGTTAATCAAGATCACGCAATGGATATGGTATGTGGCTATCGCATTGTTGGTCCTGGTCGCCACTTATCTTTCTTTAGGACGTAACTTCTTTGACGCCGTATCGGTGTTCAAGGAGGACCTTGAATTACGTCTCTCCGCATCCCTGGGCGCGACGGTCAAAATGGAGGCGCTGGAAGGGAGCTGGGATGGCTTCGATCCCGTCGTCACCCTCAAAAACGTCACTCTAACCGACCCCAAGAAAGTCGACAGCGCGATGACGCTGGACTCCCTCGTTGTGCAACCAGACATGGTGAAATCGCTGTTTTCGTTGAAACTGGCTTTGAGTCGAGTAGAAATCGGCGATGTCTCCGTTAACCTGGAACAGAGCTTGAGCGGCGGCTGGCGGCTCCCAGGATTGGAGCAGAAAGCGAATAGCGGAGGAGCGCTGGACTGGCGGCGGCTGGCGGATTATATGGCTTCGCCGGTGCTGGAGTTTCGGGAAATTCGTTTACATTGGCGTTATCGCGACAGTCAAGTGGCGGGTTGGTTGATTCCGGTATTGACGATTCAAGTTGAAGAAGATGACTTGGCTGCCTCGGGCCGAATTCTGCGAGCAGGAGACCATGCCGACTTAGGGCTGTTTTCCGTCAATGCGCGTGATTTGCTGAGTTCAGGAAAGCTGAACGGCGAAGCCTACTTCAGCTGGCGCAGGGGGGAAGCGTTGGACCCGTTGCTAAGTCTGTTCTCCGAACACGGCTTGCGCGCCACGGATATAGAGGCCGCGGGGGCTCTTTGGTTGACGCTGCAGGACAATCGGCTTGTTGATATCACTGGGGACATGAACGTCCCCCGATTAGCCTGGACGGATGATCGGACCACTATGGTGCCTCTGCAGGATATCCGGGTGAGATTCAACGCTGTGCTGACCGAACAGGGCGGCTGGAAAGTCTCAGCGTATGATCTTGGACTGGATTGGGCGGGAGACAGTTGGCGCGATGCGCGCGCGCTGGTGGATATAGACGCCGAGGGCGCAGTTCGGATGTCCCTGGACAATTTGAATCTGGGCCTTCTTGCTCGCTTAAGTGTCGCCGCCGGTATTTTGCCTGATAATGCGTCGCGACGCCTCGCCAGTTACCAACCGGAAGGGGCGCTGCGCAACATCGGCTTTAATCTTGGCGCGAAGGGGCGGTTTGAATTGCTCGCGCAGCTGGACCAAGTGAGAGTCGCGCCTCATGGCGGGGCTCCCGGCGGCGCTGGGATCGATGGTTTTCTGCAGGTGCGTAATCATGGCGGTAAAGTCATCTTCAAAGGATCGGCGATGCAGCTGAACTTTCCTGAGCTGTATCACGCCGGGTGGACGTTCAGCGTCGGCGAAGGGCGTGTTGAATGGCGTGGCGACGATGATTATGTGTATGTTTTTGGAAACGGTCTGCGTCTGAAAGAGATTAATGGGCTGCAAGCGGAGTTGAGTGGCGCTTTTAGTATATTGTTGCCTCATGATCAGTCCCGTGAGCTTAATCTGGAGCTGGCGATCGGTGTGGAGAATGCGGACGCTCGGGTGGCTTCTCTGCTTGTGCCGGGGCATGTCATTCCACAGGAACTCAATCGCTGGTTGCAGCAGGCTGTTAAAGGCGGTCGGGTGACTACCGGCGGCTACTTCTATTCTGGTGTGGTGGGGCCGTTGGCCACCGCTACCAATCACCGGTCACAGATGTTTTTCAATCTGAAGGACGGGCGTTTGCATTACGCAGATGGTTGGCCTGAGTTGGAAAACTTTGATGCGCGTCTCGCGATTATCGGAGGCGAGTTGAGCGCTATTGTCGGCGAGGGAACGGTCGCCGGCACGCGGGTTCGCTCGGTGAAAGTGAAGCGAGACGGCGGTGGGGCGGACTCGCTGCTCCATATCAGCGCGAATATTCGACCCCAGAAAAGCGATTGGGACTACTGGTTGAAAAAATCGCCCATCGCCAGTGTAACTGCGCCGGTTGTGGAGGATTGGTCTGTCAGCGGCGCCAGCTCTGGCGTGTTGGATTTGACGTTAGACACGGTTGGCGTTGGCCCGCCTCGCGTCGACCTCAAGTTAAAAGCGGCGGGACTGAGTTTACAGTCTCATCGCAATGATCTGGCGTTAACTGAATTACGGGGCAATCTTTCCTTTAGTACAGCCAATGGCATCCGGGCGACAGGGATGCAAGGGACGATATTTGGACAGCCTGCAAACCTGGATGTAACGACATCAAACTGGTCGGAGCAACGGAAAACATTGGCGTTAAAGCTGGCGAGCAAGATTGAGGCTCCTACGCTGCTGGATTGGCTCAAAGTTGAGCGGAATGTTCCGTTATCAGGACAGCTACCTTATCTCCTCGCCTTGGATCTCGATCATACTGACAAAAGTCGTTTCCGGCTGCGGCTGGACAGTGAACTGCTGGGCGCGGACATTCAGGCTCCGGCCCCTTTCGGCAAATCGATGCAGGATAGTGTTCCTTTGTCCATTGTGCGCGATTGGGAAACGGAAGGCCGTCGTGAAAACTGGTCTGTCTCCGTAAAAGATCTTCTGAACGCGCGTTTTGAAGTCAGTGAGGGGGCGATCAGTCGAGGCGCACTGGCGTTTATAACAGGGGATAAGGCGCCTGAGGGCTTGGAGCTGCCTGCGCGCGGCGTCAATGTGTCTGGACAACTAGCGCGATTATCGGTGTCTGAGTGGCGGACTTATCTGCAAGAATTTCTCGGCGCTGATATGGGGGATACACCGGCAAATGCGCCGGATTGGCTGAATCACGTGTCGATGCAGGTTGGAAGGCTGGAGGTCGCCGGCGAGTGGTTCAATCAGGTGGATGCGCGTCTGCAGCGGCGTTCTGGGGGGCTCGATATTTCGCTGGATGATGGCGAGAGGCTCACAGGAACTTTGTCTATCCATGATGACGCCAGTAAGCCGCCCTTCGCCAAGTTCCAGCGTCTGTATATCTCTGATAGCGCCGCCACGGCGGTGGAGAAACGTATGACCCCTGCGGACGTGCCCCTGGCGCAGGTGGATATCGAAGACCTGCGCCTGGGAGGCAAGCAGCTTGGAAGCTGGGCCTGGGTGACGCAGCCCAGGGAAGATGGCGTGGTATTCAGTAATATGTTTGGGCGTCTCGCCGGCGCTACGGTGACGGCAAGGCTAAGCTGGCTAATGGACCCGCAAACCGGCCATCAGACGTCGATTCTCACGGGGGACTTGAAAGGCGCCAACTTTGATCGCTTTTATGAAAATCTGGCGGAAGAAGCGCCATTAACTGCTGAAGATTACAGCTTCAATACAGGCATAGTCTGGCAGGGCGGCCCCACTGAGTTTCAGTGGAAAGACGTTACCGGGCAAATCAGCTTCAAGATGAGCAATGGCGTCTTCCGCGAAGCGTCAAACTCGGCCAACATCTTCCGGGTGTTTGGCATCCTGAACACCGATTCAATTACCCGGCGCCTGCGTTTGGACTTCTCTGATCTGTACCGTAAGGGCTTGGCCTATGACCAGATTGAGGGGGAGGCGCGTATAGAGGAAGGGGTGATGAACTTTGAAAGCCCGCTTGCGATCCAGACTCTTTCCAGCGGGTTCAAGATAACCGGTAAGACCAGTCTGGTTGATGACGCTCTGGATATGCAGATGGTGGTCGTACTGCCGGTAACGAAAAATCTACCGCTGGCGGCGGTCTTGGTGGGGGCTCCCCAAGTAGGGGGCGCCTTGTTTCTGATCGACAAGCTACTGGGCGATCCGCTCAGCCGGATGACCAGCGCCACATATAAAATCAAAGGTACATTGGATAACCCAGAGGTCAGTCTGCAGCAGATATTTGATAACAGCAGCGGCGGTTCGGCCTCACAGAGAAGGAGAGCGGATTGA
- the gatA gene encoding Asp-tRNA(Asn)/Glu-tRNA(Gln) amidotransferase subunit GatA: MLPHTISEIISGLRDKQFSSREITQDYLARIKRLNPELNCFITVTEDLALSQAEQADARLNAGQTSVLNGVPLAHKDVFCTEGVTTTCGSRMLEKFVPPYESTVTRKFIDAGAVTLGKTNMDEFAMGSSNENSYFGPVRNPWDTERAPGGSSGGSAAAVAAGLCAAATGTDTGGSIRQPAAFCGLTGLKPTYGRVSRLGMVAFASSLDQGGPFARTAEDAALLLNVMAGHDPMDSTSALNPTEDYTSALAQPLAGVTIGLPKEYFSNQLNAEVEKALQEAIKVYESLGASFKEVSLPHTELSVPAYYVIAPAECSTNLSRFDGVRYGHRCENPKDLEDLYQRSRSEGFGDEVKRRILIGTYALSAGYYDAYYRQAQKIRRLIKNDFVSALNEVDALLCPTTPDVAFRLGEKTSDPVQMYLEDIFTIPASLAGLPALGLPCGFKGGLPVGMQLIGNYFTEARLLNLGHQYQLNTDWHKRSPALGE, from the coding sequence ATGTTGCCACATACTATTAGCGAGATCATAAGCGGACTCCGGGATAAACAGTTTTCATCCCGTGAAATCACCCAGGATTATCTGGCCAGAATCAAACGTCTCAATCCAGAATTGAATTGCTTCATCACCGTCACGGAAGATCTGGCCCTCTCTCAGGCGGAACAAGCCGACGCCCGTCTCAACGCGGGACAAACCTCCGTTTTGAATGGCGTACCTCTCGCGCACAAAGACGTCTTCTGCACGGAAGGCGTGACGACGACATGCGGCTCCAGAATGCTGGAAAAGTTTGTTCCGCCTTACGAGTCCACCGTCACCCGCAAATTTATAGATGCTGGCGCCGTCACTCTGGGTAAAACCAATATGGACGAGTTCGCCATGGGTTCATCCAACGAAAACAGCTACTTTGGCCCGGTGCGCAACCCTTGGGACACCGAGCGCGCGCCCGGCGGTTCTTCAGGTGGGTCTGCAGCGGCGGTTGCGGCCGGACTCTGCGCAGCGGCGACCGGCACGGACACAGGCGGCTCCATCAGACAACCTGCAGCATTTTGCGGACTGACCGGCCTCAAGCCGACTTACGGGCGCGTATCCCGTTTGGGAATGGTGGCTTTCGCCTCAAGCCTGGATCAGGGTGGCCCTTTCGCTCGCACCGCGGAAGATGCGGCGCTACTCTTGAATGTCATGGCCGGGCACGACCCAATGGACTCCACCAGCGCGTTGAATCCCACAGAAGATTACACCTCAGCGCTGGCGCAACCTTTGGCTGGCGTCACTATCGGACTGCCAAAAGAGTACTTCAGCAACCAGCTCAACGCAGAAGTTGAAAAGGCGCTGCAGGAAGCGATAAAAGTATACGAGTCTCTGGGCGCGTCCTTTAAAGAAGTGTCGCTGCCTCATACAGAACTGTCCGTGCCCGCTTACTACGTCATCGCGCCAGCGGAATGCTCAACCAACCTGTCTCGTTTCGACGGCGTTCGTTATGGTCATCGTTGCGAGAATCCCAAGGATCTCGAAGACCTGTATCAACGCTCTCGATCCGAAGGTTTCGGGGACGAAGTAAAGCGCCGCATCCTGATCGGAACTTACGCACTGTCCGCCGGATACTACGACGCCTATTATCGACAGGCGCAAAAAATCCGTCGTCTGATCAAGAATGACTTCGTGTCAGCGCTGAACGAAGTCGATGCGCTGTTATGTCCCACCACCCCCGATGTCGCCTTCAGGCTGGGTGAGAAAACATCCGATCCAGTGCAAATGTACCTGGAAGACATTTTCACTATCCCCGCCAGCCTGGCCGGCCTGCCTGCTCTTGGCCTGCCCTGCGGCTTCAAAGGCGGACTACCTGTGGGAATGCAACTGATCGGAAACTATTTTACTGAAGCCCGATTGCTGAACCTTGGACACCAATATCAGTTGAACACTGACTGGCATAAACGCAGTCCGGCCCTGGGCGAATAA
- a CDS encoding Maf family protein, translating to MFDGNPGRRRLVLASGSPRRREMIAGLGCEFSIASADIDESVRPSEAAADYVERLAKEKATAVFEARGDQQDIVVLGADTTVVAGGDILGKPVDFDDAKAMLRRLSGTWHEVLTSVALVAAEGCKVTTTLSRVRFRELSEQEIQRYWDSGEPADKAGAYGIQGLAGSFVERVEGSYSSIVGLPLCETVVLLKEFGIKIWSD from the coding sequence ATGTTTGACGGCAACCCTGGCAGGCGCCGCCTGGTACTGGCGTCGGGATCTCCTCGTCGGCGTGAAATGATCGCCGGGCTGGGGTGTGAATTTTCTATCGCCAGCGCGGATATCGATGAAAGCGTTCGTCCTTCTGAGGCGGCGGCGGATTACGTTGAGCGCCTCGCGAAGGAAAAAGCGACAGCGGTATTTGAAGCGCGTGGCGATCAACAGGATATAGTGGTGTTGGGCGCTGACACTACGGTTGTGGCCGGAGGCGACATTCTCGGCAAGCCGGTTGATTTTGACGACGCCAAAGCCATGCTGCGCAGGCTATCAGGAACATGGCATGAAGTGTTGACTTCCGTGGCCTTAGTAGCGGCGGAGGGTTGCAAGGTGACGACGACTTTAAGTCGGGTGCGATTCCGGGAGTTGTCCGAACAGGAAATTCAGCGCTATTGGGATTCCGGTGAGCCAGCAGACAAAGCGGGCGCATACGGCATTCAGGGGTTGGCCGGGAGTTTCGTGGAGCGCGTGGAAGGCAGTTATTCATCCATTGTTGGGTTGCCTCTTTGCGAGACCGTCGTGCTGTTAAAGGAATTCGGAATCAAGATCTGGTCGGACTAA
- the gatC gene encoding Asp-tRNA(Asn)/Glu-tRNA(Gln) amidotransferase subunit GatC yields MTIQSEQLETIAKLARLETPGDQVAKLTHDLGQILDFVEQMQKVDTSAIEPLSNPLEMTQRLRKDEVTESNQREKFQAIAPATENGLYLVPKVID; encoded by the coding sequence GTGACCATCCAGTCGGAACAGTTGGAGACCATCGCCAAGCTAGCGAGATTGGAAACGCCCGGCGACCAAGTGGCGAAACTGACCCACGATCTGGGACAGATTCTGGACTTTGTCGAACAGATGCAGAAAGTGGACACCAGCGCCATAGAGCCGCTGTCCAATCCGCTGGAAATGACCCAGCGGCTGCGCAAAGACGAAGTGACGGAAAGTAATCAGCGTGAAAAGTTTCAGGCTATCGCGCCAGCCACTGAGAATGGTTTGTATCTGGTTCCCAAAGTCATCGATTGA
- the mreD gene encoding rod shape-determining protein MreD: MPRDEFRPVLFVFTLFLAFCVSLIPLGGFAAYFRPESICMVMFYWTLKHPGACGILVGWCVGLLWDVLMGSTLGVHALALALQAYLVLKMLQRLQMFPLIQQSFVVFIIVGIVLMLFRWINGLLAQPATDMAYLLGALSSALLWPLFSLLMEKLENV; this comes from the coding sequence ATGCCCAGAGACGAGTTTCGCCCTGTCTTGTTCGTTTTCACCTTGTTCCTGGCGTTTTGCGTCAGTCTGATTCCTCTGGGTGGATTCGCTGCTTATTTTAGGCCCGAGTCCATATGCATGGTGATGTTTTACTGGACGTTGAAGCATCCCGGCGCCTGCGGCATTCTGGTCGGTTGGTGCGTGGGGCTGCTATGGGACGTGTTGATGGGAAGCACTTTGGGCGTGCATGCGCTGGCGCTGGCGCTGCAGGCTTATCTGGTGTTGAAGATGCTGCAACGGCTGCAAATGTTTCCTCTGATTCAGCAGTCTTTTGTTGTGTTTATCATTGTCGGTATTGTGCTGATGCTGTTCCGCTGGATTAACGGATTGCTCGCCCAGCCCGCGACGGATATGGCCTATTTATTAGGGGCCCTGAGTTCGGCGCTGTTGTGGCCACTGTTTTCGCTACTGATGGAAAAACTGGAAAATGTTTGA
- a CDS encoding rod shape-determining protein, which produces MFKRLRGLFSSDLSIDLGTANTLIYVRGRGIVLNEPSVVAIRNQGAQKSVAAVGAEAKRMLGRTPGNITAIRPLKDGVIADFHVTEKMLQHFIHKVHENSFITPSPRVLVCIPSRSTQVERKAIRESALGAGAREVFLIEEPMAAAIGAGLPVEEANGSMVVDIGGGTTEIAIISLNGIVYADSVRVGGDKFDEAITAYVRRNYGSLIGDATAERIKQEIGCAYEGLELREIDVRGRNLAEGVPRSFTLNSEEILEALQEALATIVQAVKSALEQSPPELASDIAERGIVLTGGGALLRGLDSLLTEETGLPVIVADDPLTCVARGGGRALEVIDKRGSGLFFME; this is translated from the coding sequence ATGTTTAAACGATTACGTGGTTTGTTTTCCAGCGATCTGTCGATCGATCTGGGGACCGCCAATACACTGATTTATGTTCGTGGAAGAGGAATTGTGCTCAATGAGCCCTCTGTGGTCGCAATTCGTAACCAGGGCGCACAGAAAAGCGTTGCGGCGGTAGGCGCCGAAGCGAAGAGGATGCTGGGACGGACGCCGGGCAACATTACCGCGATCCGACCATTGAAGGACGGCGTCATCGCCGATTTTCACGTTACTGAAAAAATGCTCCAGCACTTTATCCACAAAGTGCATGAAAACAGTTTCATTACCCCCAGTCCTCGCGTACTGGTTTGTATCCCCAGTCGTTCCACCCAGGTTGAGCGTAAAGCAATTCGAGAGTCCGCCCTTGGCGCGGGCGCCAGAGAAGTATTTTTGATTGAAGAACCTATGGCTGCGGCCATTGGCGCCGGCCTGCCCGTGGAAGAAGCGAACGGCTCCATGGTAGTGGATATTGGTGGCGGAACCACTGAAATCGCCATTATCTCCCTGAACGGTATTGTGTACGCCGACTCAGTAAGAGTAGGCGGAGACAAGTTTGACGAGGCGATCACCGCTTATGTGCGCCGCAATTACGGCAGTTTGATTGGCGACGCCACCGCAGAGCGCATCAAACAGGAAATCGGCTGCGCCTATGAAGGCCTGGAGCTGCGTGAAATCGACGTACGTGGTCGTAATCTCGCAGAAGGGGTTCCCCGTAGTTTCACCTTGAATAGCGAAGAAATCCTCGAAGCATTACAAGAAGCTTTGGCGACTATCGTGCAGGCGGTTAAGAGCGCACTGGAGCAGTCACCGCCTGAGTTGGCGTCTGATATCGCTGAACGGGGCATCGTATTAACTGGCGGCGGCGCACTGTTGCGCGGCCTGGACAGTTTGCTGACAGAAGAAACCGGCTTGCCGGTGATCGTTGCTGACGATCCGCTTACCTGTGTCGCAAGGGGCGGCGGTCGTGCGCTGGAAGTTATCGACAAACGCGGCAGTGGTCTATTCTTTATGGAATAA
- the rng gene encoding ribonuclease G, producing the protein MSEEILINVTPVETRVAVVENGMLQEVYIERSQRRGIVGNIYKGKVIRVLPGMEAAFIDIGLERAAFIHASDVTTVNPGEDRNGGNKHPDISSLLREGQSLVVQVTKDPIGAKGARLTTQLSIPSRYLVYMPDNNHIGISQRIEDDAERDRLKELIQLCVTTEDANSADGAGFIIRTAAEGVGSEELKSDILFLQKLWLSLREKIKSSPAPGPIYEDLPLYIRTLRDLVRPYTEKIRIDSRESFHKALKFVDEFVSEIRNKLEYYPGERPIFDLYSVEDELQKALSRKVQLKSGGYLIIDQTEAMTTIDVNTGAFVGHRNLEETIFKTNLEAARAIARQLRLRNLGGIIIIDFIDMEDEEHKRQVLRMLEKMLERDHAKTKISCVSELGLVEMTRKRTTESLGQMLCEPCPACDGRGTVKTAQTVCYEIFREILRINRTYDAQGYLVLAAQAVVDLLLDEQSDSVADLETFIGKRIRFQVEVMYTQEQFDVVLQ; encoded by the coding sequence ATGAGTGAAGAAATCTTAATCAACGTGACTCCGGTGGAAACTCGCGTCGCTGTCGTCGAGAACGGCATGCTGCAGGAAGTTTATATCGAAAGAAGTCAGCGGCGAGGCATTGTCGGCAACATCTATAAAGGCAAAGTCATTCGAGTGTTGCCAGGTATGGAGGCGGCCTTTATTGATATCGGACTGGAGCGCGCGGCCTTTATTCACGCTTCGGACGTCACCACGGTGAACCCCGGCGAGGACCGCAACGGCGGCAATAAGCATCCCGATATCAGCTCTTTGCTGCGGGAAGGCCAGTCTCTGGTCGTGCAGGTTACCAAAGATCCGATCGGCGCCAAGGGCGCGCGTCTTACCACGCAACTATCCATTCCATCCCGTTATTTGGTTTATATGCCGGATAACAACCACATCGGGATATCCCAGCGTATAGAGGATGACGCCGAGCGTGACCGCCTGAAGGAACTTATTCAGCTTTGCGTCACCACAGAAGACGCCAATTCCGCTGATGGCGCTGGTTTTATCATTCGCACGGCTGCGGAGGGGGTCGGCTCGGAAGAGTTGAAATCCGATATTCTGTTTCTGCAAAAGCTCTGGCTGTCTTTACGGGAGAAGATCAAGTCTTCGCCGGCTCCAGGACCGATATATGAAGACTTGCCGTTGTATATTCGTACGCTGCGAGATCTCGTGCGGCCCTATACCGAAAAAATACGCATCGACTCCAGAGAAAGCTTTCATAAGGCGCTTAAGTTTGTAGACGAGTTTGTCTCTGAGATTCGCAATAAGCTGGAATACTATCCTGGCGAGCGTCCGATCTTTGATTTGTACAGTGTTGAAGATGAGCTGCAGAAGGCGCTGAGCCGCAAGGTGCAACTGAAATCCGGCGGTTACCTGATCATTGATCAGACTGAGGCGATGACCACCATTGACGTTAATACGGGGGCGTTTGTCGGCCATCGCAATCTTGAAGAAACCATCTTTAAGACCAATCTTGAGGCGGCGCGCGCCATTGCGCGACAACTGCGGCTACGCAATCTGGGCGGCATCATCATCATCGACTTCATTGATATGGAGGACGAGGAGCACAAGCGCCAAGTGTTGCGTATGTTGGAAAAAATGCTGGAGCGCGATCACGCCAAAACCAAAATCAGCTGTGTCAGTGAGCTGGGACTGGTGGAAATGACTCGCAAGCGCACTACTGAAAGCCTGGGGCAGATGCTTTGTGAGCCTTGTCCCGCCTGCGATGGCCGCGGCACGGTCAAGACGGCGCAGACCGTGTGCTATGAAATCTTCCGTGAGATTTTGCGGATTAACCGCACCTATGACGCGCAGGGGTATTTGGTGTTAGCGGCGCAGGCGGTAGTGGATCTGTTACTGGATGAGCAGTCGGACAGCGTCGCTGATCTGGAAACCTTCATTGGTAAGCGTATTCGTTTTCAAGTGGAGGTGATGTATACCCAGGAGCAGTTTGATGTTGTTTTGCAATAA